A single window of Solanum dulcamara chromosome 5, daSolDulc1.2, whole genome shotgun sequence DNA harbors:
- the LOC129889728 gene encoding tobamovirus multiplication protein 2A — protein sequence MACKGFWECLLKLLNFLLTLVGLTMVGYGIFLFVEYKNHSSSGDDYPVAPPVSGEVIEFGRPMLMAVSLAENIFDKLPKPWFIYLFIGIGAVLVVVSCCGCIGASTRNGCCLSCYSVLIFLLILVELGAAGFIFFDKSWKDEIPRDKTGNFDTIYDFLDDHWKIIKWVALGAVIFEALIFLLALIVRAANRPADYDSDDDYIGGPRQQIRQPLINNRPPANPATGAPVTGTLDNRPSRNDAWSTRMREKYGLDTSEFTYNPSESNRYPQTAAQPQEERKGCTIM from the exons ATGGCGTGCAAAGGGTTTTGGGAGTGCTTGTTGAAGCTATTGAACTTTTTGTTGACCCTTGTTGGTTTGACAATGGTGGGGTATGGtatttttctatttgttgaGTACAAAAATCATTCATCCTCTGGGGATGATTACCCAGTTGCACCGCCTGTAAGTGGTGAAGTGATAGAGTTCGGTCGTCCAATGCTGATGGCTGTATCGTTGGCTGAAAACATCTTTGATAAACTTCCAAAACCTTG gttcatatatttgtttattggTATTGGAGCAGTTCTTGTAGTTGTATCTTGCTGTGGTTGCATTGGAGCATCAACAAGGAACGGTTGCTGCCTGAGTTGT TACTCCGTGTTGATTTTCTTGTTGATCTTGGTAGAGCTAGGTGCTGCTGGTTTTATATTCTTTGATAAAAGCTGGAAAGAt GAAATCCCAAGGGATAAAACAGGAAATTTTGATACGATCTATGATTTTCTCGATGACCACTGGAAGATTATCAAGTGGGTTGCCCTTGGTGCTGTTATTTTCGAG GCTCTTATATTCTTATTGGCCCTCATAGTAAGGGCAGCAAACAGACCAGCAGACTATGATAGTGATGATGATTACATAGGTGGTCCCAGACAACAAATCCGACAGCCACTGATCAACAATAGGCCACCAGCAAATCCTGCAACTGGTGCCCCTGTTACTGGTACCCTTGATAATCGTCCAAGTAGAAATGATGCATGGAGTACACGTATGAGAGAAAAG TATGGGCTTGATACATCGGAGTTTACTTACAACCCATCGGAGTCAAACAGATATCCACAAACTGCTGCACAGCCGCAAGAGGAAAGGAAGGGTTGTACCATAATGTGA